One Clostridium sp. CM027 genomic window carries:
- a CDS encoding RnfABCDGE type electron transport complex subunit B: protein MNNLIYPVISIGGIGLVFGIVLGYANKKFYVAVDPKIPLVREALPSANCGACGFAGCDAYAAAVVEGGALLNACSVGGASVAEKIGEIMGVSVETANPQVAFVKCKGTCTFAKEKYEYDGIKDCRQAVIAPGGGPKACADGCLGFASCVRACEFNALHVIDGVAVVYKDNCVACGACIAVCPKNLIELVPATQEVLIECNSKSKGKTVKDNCGVGCIACGMCARVCPSKAIVMVNNLPVIDFEKCTQCGLCSTKCPTKVISKPLKARENLSN, encoded by the coding sequence ATAAATAATTTAATTTACCCAGTAATAAGCATTGGTGGTATAGGCCTTGTATTTGGTATAGTACTTGGTTATGCTAATAAGAAATTCTACGTAGCTGTTGATCCTAAAATACCACTAGTTAGAGAAGCATTGCCTAGTGCAAATTGTGGTGCATGTGGATTCGCTGGTTGTGATGCTTATGCTGCAGCTGTAGTTGAGGGCGGTGCACTCCTAAATGCATGCAGCGTAGGTGGAGCTTCTGTCGCTGAAAAAATCGGGGAAATAATGGGCGTATCCGTTGAAACCGCTAATCCACAAGTTGCCTTTGTTAAATGTAAAGGAACTTGCACGTTTGCTAAAGAAAAATATGAGTATGATGGAATCAAAGATTGCCGCCAAGCAGTTATTGCTCCTGGTGGTGGTCCTAAAGCTTGCGCTGATGGTTGTTTGGGTTTTGCAAGTTGTGTAAGAGCTTGTGAGTTCAATGCCCTTCACGTCATTGATGGTGTAGCTGTAGTATATAAGGATAATTGTGTAGCTTGTGGCGCATGCATTGCAGTATGCCCTAAGAATTTAATAGAATTAGTTCCAGCTACTCAAGAAGTACTTATTGAATGTAACTCAAAATCAAAGGGTAAAACAGTAAAAGATAATTGCGGTGTTGGATGCATTGCTTGCGGAATGTGTGCAAGAGTTTGCCCATCTAAGGCGATTGTTATGGTTAATAACTTACCTGTAATAGACTTTGAAAAATGTACACAGTGTGGACTATGTTCTACTAAATGTCCTACAAAGGTTATTTCAAAACCATTAAAAGCTCGTGAAAACTTAAGTAATTAA
- the rsxA gene encoding electron transport complex subunit RsxA, which yields MRLFSIFISAFLVNNFLLVKFLGVCSFLGVSKKTETAKGMGLAVVFVMFLASFMTYGVYNWILVPLNITYLSTLSFVLVIAALVQFVEMVIKKTQPSLYKALGIFLPLITTNCAVLGMAVINIGEKYNLVESMVNALGASAGYMLAIVLLSGLRERMEENDNMPLAFRGLPISLITAGLMAIAFLGFSGLKLGGI from the coding sequence ATGAGACTTTTTTCAATTTTTATAAGTGCATTTTTGGTAAATAACTTCTTATTAGTTAAATTCCTTGGAGTATGTTCTTTTCTTGGAGTTTCTAAAAAAACCGAAACTGCAAAAGGTATGGGACTAGCAGTAGTATTTGTTATGTTCTTAGCCTCATTCATGACTTATGGAGTCTATAACTGGATTTTAGTTCCTTTGAACATAACTTATTTATCAACACTATCATTCGTGCTAGTTATTGCAGCACTCGTGCAATTTGTTGAGATGGTTATCAAAAAAACTCAGCCAAGTCTCTATAAAGCGCTCGGAATATTTCTTCCATTAATAACAACTAATTGTGCTGTGCTTGGTATGGCTGTTATCAACATAGGTGAAAAATACAACCTAGTAGAATCCATGGTTAATGCCCTTGGAGCATCAGCTGGCTATATGCTTGCCATTGTACTTCTTTCAGGTTTAAGAGAAAGAATGGAAGAGAATGATAATATGCCACTAGCCTTTAGAGGTCTACCTATTTCACTAATTACAGCCGGACTCATGGCCATCGCATTTTTAGGCTTTAGTGGTTTAAAATTGGGGGGTATTTAA
- a CDS encoding RnfABCDGE type electron transport complex subunit E has protein sequence MSVFSERLKNGIVTENPIFVQVLAMCPTLAVTTSVKNGIGMGLASTAVLIFSNLFISLLRNAIPDKVRIPAYITIIAAFVTLIQFLLQGFVPSLYKSLGIFIPLIVVNCVILGRAESYASKHKALPSIFDAIGMGLGFTVALAILGAIRELLGAGSIYGFKLLGASFQPAIIMVLAPGAFITLGILMALLNQKAINQTNKVNDKIAHFHEIDPVTGACTGCGSCAHSCKK, from the coding sequence ATGAGCGTATTTTCTGAAAGATTAAAAAATGGTATTGTAACCGAAAATCCAATATTTGTGCAAGTTCTCGCTATGTGCCCTACCCTAGCTGTTACCACAAGTGTAAAAAACGGCATAGGTATGGGACTAGCATCTACAGCAGTGTTGATTTTTTCTAATCTTTTTATATCATTATTAAGAAATGCAATACCTGATAAGGTTCGTATACCAGCTTACATTACAATAATAGCTGCTTTTGTAACATTAATTCAGTTTTTATTGCAAGGTTTTGTTCCATCTCTATATAAGTCACTCGGAATTTTTATTCCACTTATAGTTGTTAACTGTGTAATTCTTGGAAGAGCTGAATCATATGCTTCAAAACACAAAGCACTTCCTTCAATTTTTGATGCTATCGGAATGGGACTTGGGTTTACAGTAGCTTTAGCAATTCTGGGTGCAATAAGGGAATTACTAGGCGCTGGTTCAATATACGGATTTAAATTATTGGGAGCCTCTTTTCAACCTGCTATAATCATGGTTCTAGCACCTGGAGCTTTTATTACTCTAGGAATTTTAATGGCTCTACTAAACCAAAAAGCAATTAATCAAACAAATAAAGTTAATGATAAAATTGCACATTTTCATGAAATTGATCCAGTGACTGGCGCGTGTACTGGATGTGGGTCTTGTGCTCATAGTTGCAAAAAATAA
- a CDS encoding RnfABCDGE type electron transport complex subunit G, translating into MKENIKLGLILLLITGVAGFLLGGAYEITKAPIANSIAADKQAAMKAILPTADKFEKTDVKINEKISEVNSGLKGNEIAGYAIKVAPKGYAGPVEIMVGISNEGKVTGIKILAHTETPGLGANAPEPKFSDQFKNKPINEKLEVVKVAPSKDNQIQAITGATITSKAVTLGVSDAIDFYNSSLKGAEK; encoded by the coding sequence TTGAAAGAAAATATTAAATTAGGTTTGATTTTACTTTTAATTACTGGAGTTGCGGGCTTCTTACTAGGCGGTGCCTATGAAATAACAAAAGCACCTATTGCTAATTCGATTGCTGCTGATAAGCAAGCTGCTATGAAAGCAATATTACCCACAGCTGATAAATTTGAAAAGACAGACGTGAAAATCAATGAAAAGATTTCTGAGGTTAACTCTGGCCTAAAGGGTAATGAAATAGCTGGTTATGCTATAAAAGTTGCTCCAAAAGGATACGCTGGCCCAGTAGAAATCATGGTTGGAATATCAAACGAGGGAAAAGTTACTGGGATTAAAATTTTAGCCCACACTGAAACTCCTGGTCTTGGTGCTAATGCTCCAGAACCTAAGTTTTCAGATCAATTTAAGAATAAACCTATAAACGAAAAATTAGAAGTTGTAAAAGTAGCTCCTTCAAAGGACAACCAAATACAAGCTATTACAGGTGCAACTATTACATCAAAAGCTGTAACTCTTGGTGTTAGCGATGCTATTGATTTTTACAACTCTTCATTGAAAGGAGCTGAAAAATAA